A window of Hymenobacter aerilatus contains these coding sequences:
- the rpmD gene encoding 50S ribosomal protein L30 has translation MTQIKITLVKSVIDRPERQKRTVQALGLGKIGSTKEVENTPQIAGMVAAVQHLVEVTEL, from the coding sequence ATGACACAGATTAAAATCACCTTGGTGAAAAGCGTTATTGACCGCCCTGAGCGTCAGAAACGTACTGTTCAGGCTCTTGGTCTGGGCAAAATAGGCAGCACAAAGGAAGTTGAAAATACTCCTCAAATTGCTGGTATGGTAGCTGCAGTACAGCACCTTGTAGAAGTAACAGAACTCTAG